From the genome of Cytobacillus firmus, one region includes:
- a CDS encoding Leu/Phe/Val dehydrogenase: MTDMFQKIKDHEQVVFCNDESTGLKAIIAIHSTRLGPALGGCRMFPYKSVDDALEDVLRLSKGMTYKCAASDCDFGGGKAVIIGDPLKDKTPELFRAFGQFVESLNGRFYTGTDMGTSTEDFVHALKETNCIVGVDEVYGGSGDSSVPTAQGVIYGLQATNKALSGTDDLSGKSYAIQGLGKVGYKVAERLLEEGADLFVTDISQQAIDQLLSKAKEIGAGVKVLSSNEIYEAEADFFVPCAMGGIINDDTIDLLKVKAIVGSANNQLMDIRHGQILKDKGILYAPDYIVNAGGLIQVADELYTPNKERVLRKTKAIYNSLLNIYEHAEANGITTVEASNQFCESRIEARTRRNSFFSHMKRPKWAVRT; the protein is encoded by the coding sequence ATGACAGATATGTTTCAAAAAATTAAAGACCATGAACAGGTCGTATTCTGCAACGATGAATCTACCGGACTAAAGGCAATCATTGCTATCCACAGCACAAGGCTGGGGCCGGCATTGGGAGGCTGCCGCATGTTTCCGTATAAAAGCGTTGATGATGCCCTTGAGGATGTCCTCCGATTATCAAAAGGCATGACCTATAAATGTGCGGCTAGTGATTGTGACTTCGGAGGCGGGAAGGCTGTCATTATCGGGGATCCATTAAAAGATAAAACACCTGAGCTGTTCCGTGCTTTTGGCCAATTTGTTGAATCATTGAACGGACGCTTCTATACAGGAACAGACATGGGTACTTCTACAGAGGATTTCGTTCATGCACTAAAGGAAACGAATTGCATTGTGGGGGTTGATGAGGTTTATGGGGGAAGCGGCGATTCTTCTGTACCAACAGCGCAGGGTGTTATTTACGGCCTCCAGGCAACAAATAAAGCACTGAGCGGAACAGACGACCTTTCAGGCAAGAGTTATGCCATTCAGGGACTTGGCAAAGTGGGGTATAAAGTCGCAGAAAGGCTGCTGGAGGAAGGGGCAGATTTATTTGTGACAGATATCAGCCAGCAGGCAATCGACCAGCTCCTCAGCAAGGCGAAAGAAATTGGTGCCGGTGTGAAGGTTTTATCCAGCAATGAGATATATGAGGCCGAGGCAGACTTTTTTGTTCCTTGTGCAATGGGAGGCATCATTAATGATGACACAATCGACTTGCTTAAAGTAAAAGCAATTGTAGGCTCTGCCAATAACCAGCTAATGGATATACGCCATGGCCAAATCCTAAAAGATAAGGGAATTTTATACGCACCTGATTATATTGTAAATGCAGGGGGATTAATCCAGGTCGCAGATGAATTATATACACCTAATAAAGAAAGGGTACTCCGCAAAACGAAAGCTATTTATAACTCTCTTCTGAACATCTACGAACATGCTGAAGCAAATGGAATTACAACAGTTGAAGCATCCAACCAATTCTGCGAGAGCCGCATTGAAGCACGCACACGCAGAAACAGCTTTTTCTCCCATATGAAACGCCCGAAGTGGGCAGTAAGAACCTAA
- a CDS encoding ABC transporter substrate-binding protein, whose protein sequence is MKKSLKAFSLLMAAGMLVLSGCGQEKSSGSSSEGNEKKQQYTIGITQFVEHPSLDAATEGFKKALEDEGFKEGDNVKFDFQNAQADMNNTQTIANNFVGDKVDMIFANATPSAVSALNATKDIPILFTSVTDPVGAGLVESFDQPGDNITGTTDNHPEGTAKTIDFMIDEAGVKNIGIIYNSGEQNSEVQVKQVKDLAEPKGAKIVEASVSTSAEVKQAADSLVGRVDAIYIPTDNTVVSALESVISVADSKKIPLFVGELDSMKRGAIAASGFNYFDLGYQTGKMAAEILKGNKKPSEIPVELPGSLKLVINKKAAEAQGLEVKEEWADFAEFHEE, encoded by the coding sequence ATGAAAAAATCGTTGAAAGCTTTTTCTTTATTAATGGCTGCAGGCATGCTTGTTTTGAGCGGCTGCGGACAGGAGAAATCCAGTGGTTCTTCTTCAGAAGGTAATGAAAAGAAGCAGCAGTACACAATTGGCATTACACAATTTGTCGAGCATCCTTCCCTGGATGCAGCGACAGAGGGATTTAAAAAAGCTTTGGAAGATGAGGGATTTAAAGAAGGCGATAATGTAAAATTTGATTTCCAAAATGCTCAGGCGGATATGAACAATACCCAGACGATCGCTAATAATTTTGTCGGTGATAAAGTAGATATGATTTTTGCAAATGCTACTCCAAGTGCTGTTAGTGCTCTTAATGCGACTAAAGATATTCCAATTCTCTTTACATCTGTTACAGATCCTGTTGGAGCCGGTCTTGTTGAATCATTTGATCAGCCTGGAGACAATATTACAGGCACAACAGATAACCACCCGGAAGGAACGGCAAAAACGATTGATTTTATGATTGATGAAGCGGGTGTTAAAAATATTGGCATCATCTACAATTCCGGAGAGCAAAATTCCGAGGTTCAGGTTAAACAGGTGAAAGATCTTGCAGAACCAAAAGGAGCCAAGATTGTTGAAGCCTCTGTTTCAACCTCTGCAGAAGTAAAACAGGCTGCCGACTCCCTTGTTGGAAGGGTGGATGCCATCTATATCCCTACGGATAATACAGTTGTGTCTGCTTTGGAATCGGTTATCTCTGTCGCTGACAGCAAAAAAATTCCTTTATTCGTCGGTGAGCTTGATTCCATGAAACGCGGAGCTATAGCAGCCAGCGGATTCAACTACTTTGATCTTGGTTACCAGACAGGCAAAATGGCAGCTGAGATCTTAAAAGGAAACAAAAAGCCTTCTGAAATTCCGGTTGAGCTTCCTGGAAGCCTGAAACTGGTCATCAATAAAAAAGCAGCTGAAGCACAGGGACTGGAAGTAAAAGAGGAATGGGCTGATTTCGCAGAGTTCCATGAAGAGTAG
- a CDS encoding CBO0543 family protein, whose translation MMHLFYNFFFLLAGLKWGDWRNWREYYPTILFFIGGDLLKNFLFRNYPMWQYKETIFAENILIGHPIINLMIMAIVYPVTILIFIGRYPAGLLKQAGWILLWVFLYTSIEFINLYYLNLIEHLNGWSIQWSFFFNVFMFIILRIHHNRPLAAVGIGFIWIIFLWKTFEVPIDLLR comes from the coding sequence ATGATGCATTTATTTTATAATTTTTTCTTTTTATTGGCGGGACTGAAATGGGGGGATTGGAGAAACTGGCGTGAATACTACCCGACTATACTTTTTTTTATTGGAGGTGATTTGTTAAAAAACTTTCTTTTTCGCAATTACCCAATGTGGCAATATAAAGAGACCATATTTGCAGAAAATATCCTTATTGGACACCCGATCATTAATCTCATGATTATGGCAATCGTGTATCCGGTAACTATTCTAATTTTCATCGGCCGTTATCCGGCTGGACTCCTCAAGCAGGCTGGATGGATTTTGCTATGGGTGTTTCTATATACCTCAATTGAATTTATCAATCTTTACTATTTGAACCTCATTGAGCATTTAAATGGCTGGTCCATTCAATGGTCGTTCTTTTTTAATGTTTTCATGTTTATTATTCTTAGGATTCATCATAATCGGCCGTTAGCAGCAGTGGGAATCGGGTTCATCTGGATTATATTTTTGTGGAAAACGTTTGAGGTGCCGATAGATCTTTTACGTTAG
- a CDS encoding ABC transporter permease: MFTAIFGAFESGVIYAIMALGVYLSFRVLDFPDLTVDGSFVTGAAVAATMIVSGANPFLATVTALFAGFIAGCLTGIIHTFGKINALLSGILMMIALYSINLRIMGKSNVPLLNTETAITHVRDFWDKTGIDSFFNSILSMVGLGDSLPRTWGIILFMLVVTLAIKFLTDRFLQTEIGLALRATGDNKRMIRSLSANTNMMVILGLGLSNAMVAFSGALIAQQGGFADVGMGIGMIIIGLASVIIGEALFGTKTIARTTLAVIGGAIIYRIVVTMALRVEFLEPGDMKLITATIVILALIMPKIIDRTKEKKRKAKRLAGSMNISELPSGRKGETGAAIKSDS, encoded by the coding sequence GTGTTTACAGCGATATTCGGTGCATTCGAGTCAGGGGTTATCTACGCAATTATGGCACTTGGAGTATATCTTTCGTTCAGGGTCCTGGACTTTCCGGATTTAACGGTCGATGGAAGCTTTGTGACTGGAGCAGCTGTAGCTGCAACCATGATTGTCAGCGGGGCTAATCCTTTTCTTGCTACGGTCACTGCATTATTTGCTGGTTTTATTGCCGGCTGCCTAACGGGTATTATTCATACTTTTGGAAAAATTAATGCTCTGTTATCTGGAATCCTGATGATGATTGCCCTGTATTCGATAAACCTTCGTATCATGGGTAAATCAAATGTTCCTCTCCTGAACACAGAAACAGCCATTACACATGTAAGAGATTTTTGGGATAAAACAGGAATCGATTCTTTTTTCAATTCTATTTTGTCCATGGTAGGGCTGGGCGACAGCCTCCCGAGAACATGGGGCATTATTCTCTTTATGCTGGTTGTCACATTGGCTATAAAATTTTTGACAGATCGCTTTCTTCAGACTGAGATTGGTTTAGCTTTAAGGGCTACTGGTGACAACAAGAGGATGATCCGCAGTCTTTCTGCCAATACCAACATGATGGTGATTTTGGGGCTTGGCCTTTCCAATGCAATGGTCGCTTTCTCAGGAGCACTGATTGCCCAGCAGGGCGGATTCGCCGATGTTGGTATGGGTATCGGAATGATTATTATCGGACTGGCTTCAGTTATTATCGGTGAAGCCTTGTTTGGAACAAAAACAATTGCCAGAACGACTTTAGCGGTCATTGGCGGAGCAATTATCTATCGTATCGTGGTTACTATGGCGCTAAGGGTAGAGTTCCTTGAGCCGGGTGATATGAAGCTGATTACAGCAACTATCGTCATCCTTGCATTAATAATGCCGAAGATTATTGACCGCACGAAGGAGAAGAAACGGAAAGCTAAAAGACTGGCAGGAAGCATGAACATAAGTGAATTGCCATCAGGCAGAAAGGGTGAGACTGGTGCTGCAATTAAATCAGATTCATAA
- the pdhA gene encoding pyruvate dehydrogenase (acetyl-transferring) E1 component subunit alpha, translating into MENHFPIRRIMNENGTIINSDYKEKVTEKIVKEFYRHMVRIRTFDRKAISLQRQGRIGTYAPYEGQEASQVGTAVALGESDWMFPTYRDHGAAMTFGHSLRNILLFWNGRNEGCVPPDGKKIFPPGIPIATQIPHAAGAAFAERKKGTANAAIAYFGDGATSEGDFHEGLNFASVFKAPVVFFNQNNQYAISVPLEKQMNTKTIAQKALAYDIPGVRIDGNDVFMVYFETLKALERARKGEGPTLIEAMTWRYGAHTTADDPSKYRDQSESNSRRQETDPILRLERWMKNEGIFDEIWQKAIEEEAAAEIDKAVDEMEDFPPVDPAVIFDYVFAEPTWQIKQQKEEYLKLIGGGR; encoded by the coding sequence ATGGAAAATCACTTTCCGATCAGGCGAATAATGAACGAAAATGGAACGATCATCAATTCTGATTATAAAGAAAAAGTAACTGAAAAGATCGTAAAAGAGTTTTATAGACATATGGTAAGAATCCGTACTTTTGACCGCAAAGCTATTTCACTTCAGCGGCAGGGCAGGATAGGCACATATGCTCCTTATGAAGGTCAGGAGGCTTCCCAGGTCGGAACTGCTGTTGCGCTGGGGGAGAGCGATTGGATGTTTCCTACCTATCGCGACCACGGAGCAGCTATGACCTTTGGCCACTCACTGCGAAACATCCTGTTGTTTTGGAACGGAAGAAATGAAGGGTGTGTGCCGCCTGACGGAAAGAAGATCTTCCCTCCAGGCATTCCGATTGCGACACAAATCCCTCATGCAGCAGGAGCTGCATTCGCAGAAAGGAAAAAAGGCACTGCCAATGCTGCTATTGCTTATTTTGGTGATGGTGCAACCTCAGAGGGAGATTTCCATGAAGGCTTAAATTTTGCCAGCGTATTTAAAGCTCCGGTTGTCTTTTTTAATCAGAACAATCAATACGCCATTTCTGTACCGCTTGAGAAGCAGATGAATACAAAAACGATTGCCCAGAAAGCCCTGGCATATGATATTCCAGGAGTCAGGATTGATGGGAATGATGTTTTCATGGTTTATTTTGAAACACTAAAAGCCTTAGAGCGGGCCCGTAAAGGTGAAGGGCCGACACTCATTGAAGCCATGACATGGAGATATGGTGCACACACTACTGCAGATGACCCATCCAAATACCGCGATCAATCGGAAAGCAATAGCAGAAGACAGGAGACTGACCCTATTTTAAGGCTGGAACGCTGGATGAAAAATGAAGGAATATTTGATGAGATTTGGCAAAAGGCAATAGAAGAGGAAGCAGCAGCTGAAATAGACAAAGCTGTAGATGAAATGGAGGATTTTCCTCCTGTAGATCCTGCTGTTATTTTTGACTATGTCTTTGCTGAGCCTACTTGGCAAATCAAGCAGCAAAAAGAAGAGTATCTGAAGCTGATTGGAGGCGGCCGTTAA
- a CDS encoding alpha-ketoacid dehydrogenase subunit beta — MKTAVGAKTMTLVQAITDALDTMLNEKEEVLLLGEDIGRNGGVFRATDGLQAKYGEGRVIDTPLSEAGFVGAGIGMAVNGFLPVIEIQFLGFIYPAYEQIMTHASRLRMRTMGHFTVPMVIRAPYGAGVRAPEIHCDSTEAIFTHMPGIKVVCPSSPYDAKGLLIAAIEDPDPVLFLEPMRCYRSAREEVPEGKYTVEIGKGKKLMDGDDVTVITWGAMVPEAMKAAKQMKENNVHCDVIDLRTLFPLDKDMIAESVQKTGRTVIVHEAHATGGVGNDVLAIINDTSFLYQKAPVERVTGFDAPVPYFGFEDHYLPTPARIQQAIEKVMKF; from the coding sequence ATGAAAACAGCAGTTGGAGCAAAAACCATGACATTAGTGCAAGCCATTACGGATGCTTTAGATACTATGCTGAATGAAAAGGAAGAGGTTTTGCTGCTGGGCGAGGATATCGGCAGGAACGGCGGAGTTTTCCGTGCAACCGATGGTCTCCAGGCTAAGTACGGCGAAGGCCGTGTTATCGATACGCCTTTAAGTGAAGCCGGTTTTGTCGGAGCGGGGATTGGAATGGCTGTGAATGGATTTTTACCGGTGATCGAAATTCAGTTTCTTGGCTTTATCTATCCTGCATATGAACAGATCATGACCCATGCTTCAAGGCTCCGGATGCGGACAATGGGACATTTTACTGTTCCGATGGTAATAAGGGCTCCATATGGAGCGGGGGTTAGGGCTCCGGAAATTCACTGTGATTCAACAGAAGCTATTTTCACTCACATGCCCGGCATCAAGGTCGTCTGCCCATCCAGCCCTTATGACGCCAAAGGACTGCTGATTGCTGCGATTGAAGACCCGGATCCAGTTCTGTTTCTTGAGCCGATGCGCTGCTATCGTTCGGCCAGAGAGGAAGTGCCTGAAGGGAAGTATACAGTTGAAATAGGAAAAGGCAAAAAACTCATGGATGGGGACGATGTAACGGTCATCACGTGGGGAGCCATGGTGCCAGAGGCTATGAAAGCGGCAAAGCAGATGAAAGAAAATAACGTACATTGTGATGTAATTGATTTAAGAACCCTATTTCCACTGGATAAAGACATGATTGCAGAATCTGTCCAAAAGACAGGGAGAACAGTTATTGTCCATGAAGCTCATGCCACCGGCGGAGTCGGAAATGATGTGCTTGCCATCATTAATGATACATCCTTTTTATATCAGAAAGCACCTGTTGAACGGGTTACTGGATTTGATGCGCCAGTTCCATACTTTGGTTTTGAGGACCATTACCTGCCAACTCCGGCAAGGATTCAGCAGGCAATAGAAAAAGTAATGAAGTTTTAG
- the paaX gene encoding phenylacetic acid degradation operon negative regulatory protein PaaX, protein MNTRSMIFTLYGDYISHYGSKIWIGSLIKLLSEFGHNDQSVRAAISRMNKQGWVSAEKIGNKSYYSLTPRGQKRIEEAAKRIFKLKPEEWDGEWRILMYTIPEEIRNVRDELRKELVWSGFGSMSSSCWISANNLEKQVFDLIEKYDIANYVDFFIARYAGPHKNIEIVEKSWNLTEINERYQEFISQYSQKYIIDKNKILKGNMTDAECFVERTKLVHEYRKFLFVDPGLPEELLPDKWLGSHAAALFSEYYKELAEPASRFFESVFKEGNELKNRDADYDALNHPYMVE, encoded by the coding sequence TTGAATACGAGATCAATGATTTTCACACTTTATGGTGATTATATTTCACATTATGGAAGCAAAATTTGGATCGGCAGTCTTATAAAGCTTTTAAGTGAATTTGGGCACAATGACCAGTCCGTCAGAGCGGCTATTTCAAGGATGAATAAGCAGGGTTGGGTAAGTGCAGAAAAGATCGGCAATAAAAGCTATTATTCCTTAACGCCAAGAGGCCAGAAAAGGATTGAGGAAGCGGCTAAGCGTATTTTTAAATTAAAGCCTGAGGAGTGGGATGGCGAGTGGCGCATCCTTATGTATACCATCCCGGAGGAAATACGCAATGTGAGGGATGAATTGCGCAAGGAGCTTGTATGGAGCGGTTTTGGATCCATGTCCAGCAGCTGCTGGATCTCTGCTAATAATCTTGAGAAACAAGTATTTGATTTGATTGAGAAATATGATATTGCCAACTATGTTGATTTCTTTATTGCCCGTTATGCAGGACCGCATAAAAATATCGAAATTGTAGAAAAGAGCTGGAACCTGACAGAAATCAACGAAAGATACCAGGAGTTTATTTCTCAATACAGCCAGAAATATATCATTGATAAAAATAAGATTCTGAAGGGAAATATGACTGATGCAGAATGTTTCGTAGAAAGAACGAAGCTTGTGCATGAATACCGGAAGTTCCTATTTGTGGACCCTGGTCTGCCTGAAGAGCTTCTGCCTGATAAGTGGCTGGGCAGTCATGCTGCTGCCTTATTCAGTGAATATTATAAAGAACTGGCAGAACCCGCATCCAGATTCTTTGAAAGTGTTTTTAAAGAAGGAAATGAACTGAAAAACAGAGATGCTGATTATGACGCATTAAATCACCCCTATATGGTAGAGTGA
- a CDS encoding dihydrolipoamide acetyltransferase family protein, which translates to MEVKLHDIGEGMTEADINCFLVKPGDAVKADDPLVEVQTDKMTAEIPAPKAGIIKEFTVQPGDTVKVGSTILILESAGEEGAEKENAVSIPVYTHSPQKQNHSFVAFKGNRVLASPFTRKIARDNDIDIEKIIGTGPAGRILDEDIYQYIASLQTKPAHDEQEQATLNENIKSPPAEKEIIPFRGRRKQIARKMAQSLFTIPHCTHFEEIDVTELIAFRKELKLLNLNISATAFFLKALSICLKEFPVFNAVLHEEKEEIHLAGEHHIGIAVDTDEGLIVPVIKHVENKTIREIHAEMKNLTEKAVENKLTVKEISEGTFTISNVGPLGGSFGATPIIQHPQTALVSFHKTKKMPVVTDDDQIVIRSMMNISMSFDHRVADGATAVRFTNRFAELIKNPKMLVLEMV; encoded by the coding sequence GTGGAGGTGAAACTGCACGATATTGGTGAAGGAATGACGGAAGCAGATATTAATTGCTTTTTAGTTAAGCCGGGGGATGCAGTCAAAGCAGACGATCCGCTTGTTGAAGTACAGACTGATAAAATGACTGCTGAAATACCTGCCCCGAAAGCAGGCATTATTAAGGAATTTACAGTGCAGCCTGGCGATACGGTTAAAGTGGGTTCGACCATTTTAATTTTAGAATCTGCTGGTGAGGAAGGCGCTGAAAAAGAGAATGCTGTTTCTATTCCTGTTTACACACATTCGCCGCAGAAGCAAAACCATTCTTTTGTGGCATTCAAAGGAAATCGGGTTCTTGCTTCTCCTTTCACAAGAAAAATAGCGCGCGATAATGACATTGATATTGAGAAAATCATAGGAACAGGTCCTGCTGGCCGTATTTTAGATGAAGACATCTATCAATACATAGCTTCTCTTCAGACGAAGCCGGCCCATGATGAACAGGAACAAGCAACTTTGAATGAAAACATAAAAAGTCCCCCTGCTGAGAAAGAGATCATTCCGTTCAGGGGCAGACGGAAGCAGATTGCCAGGAAAATGGCACAATCACTCTTTACCATTCCCCATTGTACCCATTTTGAAGAAATCGATGTAACCGAGCTGATTGCTTTCAGAAAAGAGCTTAAGCTTCTAAACCTAAATATATCTGCTACAGCCTTTTTCCTGAAGGCTTTATCAATTTGCCTGAAGGAATTTCCTGTGTTTAATGCAGTGCTGCATGAAGAAAAGGAAGAAATACATTTGGCAGGTGAACATCATATCGGTATTGCGGTTGATACGGACGAAGGTCTAATCGTTCCGGTCATAAAGCATGTCGAAAATAAAACAATTAGAGAAATTCATGCAGAAATGAAAAATCTGACGGAAAAAGCAGTGGAGAATAAGCTTACTGTTAAAGAAATTTCTGAGGGGACTTTTACAATCAGCAATGTGGGGCCTCTTGGCGGAAGCTTTGGAGCAACTCCGATTATCCAGCATCCGCAAACCGCTTTGGTATCTTTCCATAAAACAAAAAAGATGCCTGTTGTGACCGATGATGACCAGATTGTCATTCGGTCAATGATGAATATATCAATGTCTTTTGATCATAGAGTTGCAGACGGGGCGACAGCTGTACGCTTTACAAACCGCTTTGCTGAATTGATTAAAAATCCGAAAATGCTTGTTCTGGAGATGGTATAA
- a CDS encoding NAD(P)H-dependent flavin oxidoreductase, whose translation MNRLTDILNIKYPIIQGGMGNISNAILTAAVSEAGGLGTIGAGTMLPEDVERIIEETKSLTDKPFAVNVALSVSPYVKEILSLVIKHKVPAVSLSAGNPAPFIPKLHENGVKVITVAASVRQAMKAEAAGADIIAAEGYEAAGINSALETTTLVLIPQIIGNVAVPVVAAGGIGDGKGLAAMLALGASGVQMGTRFIATKEAPFHPEYKKKIIEASDHETLIVGRSVGRIRRVLSTGYANKLLGYEKQGISIDEFNKLTSEDYHKIGAINGNGDEGFMNSGQIAGLISDLPSVKELLDKMIEDADLQLQKANKLLN comes from the coding sequence TTGAATAGATTAACAGACATATTAAATATTAAATATCCAATTATTCAGGGCGGCATGGGGAATATAAGCAATGCCATTTTAACAGCGGCCGTTTCGGAAGCCGGCGGGCTGGGCACGATCGGAGCAGGAACAATGCTTCCTGAGGATGTTGAAAGAATAATTGAGGAAACTAAGAGTTTAACAGATAAGCCATTTGCTGTTAACGTTGCATTAAGTGTCTCCCCATATGTAAAGGAAATTCTTTCTCTTGTCATTAAGCATAAGGTTCCTGCAGTTTCCCTTTCGGCCGGAAACCCTGCTCCTTTTATTCCAAAGCTTCATGAGAATGGGGTGAAGGTCATAACTGTTGCTGCTTCCGTAAGACAGGCGATGAAAGCAGAGGCAGCAGGAGCTGATATCATTGCGGCGGAAGGGTATGAGGCAGCAGGAATCAATAGTGCTCTTGAAACGACTACACTCGTATTGATTCCTCAAATAATAGGCAATGTCGCAGTCCCGGTAGTGGCAGCAGGAGGAATCGGCGATGGCAAAGGGCTTGCTGCCATGCTTGCACTGGGGGCGAGCGGTGTTCAAATGGGCACCAGATTCATAGCAACCAAAGAAGCGCCATTTCATCCGGAATATAAAAAGAAAATCATTGAAGCATCTGATCATGAAACCCTTATAGTGGGACGTTCAGTAGGCAGAATTCGAAGAGTTCTTTCCACCGGTTATGCCAATAAATTATTAGGTTACGAAAAACAAGGGATTTCTATTGATGAGTTTAATAAACTCACTTCTGAAGACTATCATAAAATTGGAGCGATAAATGGAAACGGTGACGAAGGTTTTATGAACAGCGGCCAGATAGCCGGCCTGATTTCCGATCTGCCAAGCGTAAAGGAGCTCTTGGATAAGATGATAGAGGATGCTGATCTTCAGCTCCAAAAGGCTAATAAGCTATTAAACTAG
- a CDS encoding thioesterase family protein, with protein sequence MKPGLQIGNQAVIRAVVSPEMFAQFEGEVIHPVYSTVTMIYHMEWASRLLITPYLDEEEEGMGGAVSARHLSPSPEGSSIVITATVSKLEGNSVYSTVSVHNGENLAGEGEVKQVILKKSRIAQLLKKD encoded by the coding sequence ATGAAACCTGGGCTGCAAATTGGGAACCAGGCAGTTATCCGTGCAGTGGTCTCACCTGAAATGTTCGCACAATTTGAAGGAGAGGTCATTCATCCTGTCTATTCCACTGTAACCATGATCTATCACATGGAGTGGGCCTCCCGACTCCTGATCACCCCCTATTTGGATGAGGAAGAAGAAGGGATGGGTGGAGCTGTTTCTGCCAGGCATTTATCTCCGTCACCTGAAGGATCCTCCATTGTTATAACAGCTACCGTATCCAAGCTGGAAGGAAATTCAGTTTACTCAACTGTATCCGTCCATAATGGAGAAAACCTTGCTGGCGAAGGTGAAGTCAAACAGGTGATTCTGAAGAAAAGCAGGATTGCACAGTTGTTAAAGAAAGATTAA
- a CDS encoding ABC transporter ATP-binding protein: protein MLQLNQIHKVFNEGTPDEKIALDTINLTLNEGDFVTVIGSNGAGKSTLMNIISGVMIPDVGSVFIDSQNVTGMSEYNRAKLIGRVFQDPMAGTAPSMTIEENLAMAFSRNKTRTLRKGVTKKRRDYFREVLESLHLGLEDRLNAKVGLLSGGERQALSLLMATFTEPSILLLDEHTAALDPARAELITNLTKEIVQKYNLTTLMVTHNMQQALDLGNRLIMMDKGQIILEVDDGQKQHLTIEQLLNEFQRIRGTKMASDRALLS, encoded by the coding sequence GTGCTGCAATTAAATCAGATTCATAAAGTCTTCAATGAAGGGACACCAGATGAAAAGATTGCACTTGATACGATCAATCTAACATTGAATGAGGGAGACTTTGTCACAGTCATCGGAAGTAATGGGGCAGGGAAATCCACTTTAATGAATATTATTTCGGGCGTCATGATACCTGATGTGGGGTCTGTGTTTATCGACAGTCAAAATGTCACAGGCATGTCGGAATATAACCGGGCAAAGCTTATAGGCAGGGTTTTTCAGGATCCGATGGCTGGCACTGCCCCGTCCATGACAATTGAAGAAAATCTGGCCATGGCGTTTTCAAGGAATAAAACAAGAACATTACGAAAAGGTGTGACGAAAAAGCGCAGGGATTATTTCCGTGAAGTTCTTGAAAGCCTTCATCTTGGCCTTGAAGACCGTTTAAATGCTAAGGTCGGTTTATTATCAGGAGGAGAACGGCAGGCACTTTCATTATTAATGGCAACCTTCACAGAGCCTTCCATTCTTTTGCTGGATGAACATACAGCTGCCCTCGACCCGGCACGTGCAGAGCTTATTACAAATCTCACAAAAGAAATTGTTCAAAAGTATAATTTAACAACCTTAATGGTCACACATAATATGCAGCAGGCGCTGGATTTAGGAAACAGACTGATTATGATGGATAAAGGCCAGATTATACTTGAAGTAGATGATGGACAGAAACAGCATTTGACAATTGAACAGCTGTTGAATGAATTTCAGCGAATCCGCGGAACAAAAATGGCAAGTGATCGTGCACTGCTTTCTTAA